One genomic window of Oncorhynchus kisutch isolate 150728-3 linkage group LG24, Okis_V2, whole genome shotgun sequence includes the following:
- the LOC109869272 gene encoding glutathione S-transferase Mu 3, which yields MAMKLAYWDIRGLAQPIRLLLEYTDTKYEDKFYTCGEAPNYDKSCWFDEKHKLGMDFPNLPYLEDGDRKIVQSNAIMRYIARKHNLCGESDDEKVRVDILENQAMDFRNGFVTLCYADFDKMKPGYTERLPGTLKQFSEFLGTRKWFAGDKITFVDFIMYELLDQHIMFDSKCLDDFKNLQELVDRFEALEKIAAYMKSSLFIKTPVNNKMAKWGNKKE from the exons ATGGCAATGAAATTGGCTTATTGGGATATTCGCGGG CTTGCTCAGCCCATTCGTCTGCTCCTGGAGTACACTGACACTAAATATGAGGACAAATTCTACACCTGCGGAGAAG ccccaaACTATGACAAAAGTTGCTGGTTTGATGAGAAGCACAAACTGGGCATGGACTTCCCCAAC CTGCCCTATCTGGAGGACGGAGACAGGAAGATTGTCCAGAGCAATGCCATCATGAGATACATCGCACGCAAGCACAACCTCT GTGGAGAGAGTGACGACGAGAAGGTTCGTGTGGACATTCTTGAGAATCAGGCGATGGACTTCCGGAACGGCTTTGTGACTCTGTGCTACGCAGACTTT GACAAGATGAAGCCAGGCTACACAGAGAGACTGCCCGGAACACTGAAGCAGTTCTCAGAGTTCCTAGGAACCAGGAAGTGGTTTGCTGGTGACAAG ATCACCTTTGTGGACTTCATCATGTATGAGCTTTTGGATCAACATATAATGTTTGACTCCAAGTGCCTGGACGACTTCAAGAACCTACAGGAACTTGTAGACCGCTTCGAG GCTCTGGAGAAGATTGCAGCCTACATGAAGTCAAGCCTCTTCATAAAGACTCCTGTCAATAACAAGATGGCCAAGTGGGGCAACAAGAAAGAGTAA